A segment of the Branchiostoma floridae strain S238N-H82 chromosome 10, Bfl_VNyyK, whole genome shotgun sequence genome:
ccgttgttgtacttgcCACGGTGGTCTCAGCCAATGTGGAGATCagagtgctttgctctgttgttaccgacagagtaggaactgtggttcttttcgCAGTGGTGCTTTCGTCCCCCGGTGTGGATTCATAGAGCGTTGTCGGGGCAAAGGACGATTtaaatgtgctagccctctccgttgttgtactagccactgtggtctctgccaaggttgaggtcaatgtgctttgttctgtcgttaccggcagtgtaggaactgtAGTTATTTGTGTCgtcgtaccttggtccacctgtgtagattcagaaaacgttgtcgaatggactgacgttcttgatctgctgctggtggagcttggttcaagggtggtgcttgctgaagaatattctgtggactgtccagttgaatacccttcagaagtgctgacaagtgtacttcgagcaggttctgtcgaagatgctgcggaagacaatccaattgtgcttgtctgctctgtagttgtactagccactgtggtctcaagcagagttgatgtagcagtgcttcgctcagtggttgccGGCACTGTACGAAAAGTTGTTCTTTGCGTTGTGCTACTTTgatctgccgatgtagattcggcaagcgttgtcgttggctctgaagttccttggctgctagTGGTCGTTTGGATGCCGTATGTTGTGCCCGTGGAAGGATACCACGTGGTCTCTGATACGgtagtatgaccttccgacgtgccaaggatttCGCTTGTTGCACttggtgttgtagacgtggctagAGATGATTCAAACGTAGtaggcctctccgttgttgtacttgcCACGGTGGTCTCAGCTAATGTGGAGATCagagtgctttgctctgttgttaccgacagagtaggaactgtggttcttttcgCAGTGGTGCTTTTGTCCACCGCTGTGGATTCAAAAAGCGTTGTCGGGGCAAAGGACGATTTAAATGTGCTAgccgttgttgtactagccactgtggtctctgccaaggttgaggtcaatgtgctttgttctgtcgttaccggcagtgtaggaactgtAGTTATTTGTGTCGTCGTACTCTGGCCCACCTGTGTAGATTCgaaacgttgtcgaatggactgacgttcttgatctgctgctggtggagcttggttcaagggtggtgcttgctgaagaatattctgtggactgtccagttgaatacccttcagaagtgctgacaagtgtacttcgagcaggttctgtcgaagatgctgcggaagacaatccaattgtgcttgtctgctctgtagttgtactagccacagtggtctcaagcagagttgatgtagcagtgcttcgctcagtggttgccGGCACTGTACGAAAAGTTGTTCTTTGCGTTGTGCTACTTTgatctgccgatgtagattcggcaagcgttgtcgttggcactgaagttccttggctgctagTGGTCGTTTggatgccgtatgttgtggccgtggaaggataccacgtggtctctgatacggtagtatgaccttccgacgtgccaaggattgtgcTTGTGGCACttggtgttgtagacgtggctagAGATGATTCAAACGTAGtaggcctctccgttgttgtacttgcCACGGTGGTCTCAGCCAATGTGGAGATCagagtgctttgctctgttgttaccgacagagtaggaactgtggttcttttcgCAGTGGTGCTTTTGTCCACCGGTGTGGATTCATAAAGCGTTGTCGGGGCAAAGGATGATTtaaatgtgctagccctctccgttgttgtactagccactgtggtctctgccaaggttgaggtcaatgTGCTTTGTTCAGTCGTTACcggcagtgtaggaactgtAATAATTTGTGTCGTCGTACTCTGGCCCACctgtgtagattcagaaaacgttgtcgaatggactgacgttcttgatctgctgctggtggagcttggttcaagggtggtgcttgctgaagaatattctgtggactgtccagttgaatacccttcagaagtgctgacaagtgtacttcgagcagaatctgtcgaagatgctgcggaagacaatccaattgtgcttgtctgctctgtagttgtactagccacagtggtctcaagcagagttgatgtagcagtgcttcgctcagtggttgccGGCACTGTACGAAAAGTTGTTCTTTGCGTTGTGCTACTTTgatctgccgatgtagattcggcAAGCGTTGTCATTGGCtctgaagttccttggctgctagTGGTCGTTTggatgccgtatgttgtggccgtggaaggataccacgtggtctctgatacggtagtatgaccttccgacgtgccaaggattgtgcTTGTGGCACttggtgttgtagacgtggctagAGATGATTCAAACGTAGtaggcctctccgttgttgtacttgcCACGGTGGTCTCAGCCAATGTGGAGATCagagtgctttgctctgttgttaccgacagagtaggaactgtggttcttttcgCAGTGGTGCTTTTGTCCACCGGTGTGGATTCATAAAGCGTTGTCGGGGCAAAGGACGATTtaaatgtgctagccctctccgttgttgtactagccactgtggtctctgccaaggttgaggtcaatgtgctttgttctgtcgttaccggcagtgtaggaactgtggttctttgtgccgtcgtaccttggtccacctgtgtagattcagaaaacgttgtcgaatggactgacgttcttgatctgctgctggtggagcttggttcaagggtggtgcttgctgaagaatattctgtggactgtccagttgaatacccttcagaagtgctgacaagtgtacttcgagcaGGTTCTGTCGAAGATGCTGCGGAAGACAATCCAggtgtgcttgtctgctctgtagttgtactagccacagtggtctcaagcagagttgatgtagcagtgcttcgctcagtggttgccGGCACTGTACGAAAAGTTGTTCTTTGCGTTGTGCTACTTTgatctgccgatgtagattcggcaagcgttgtcgttggctctgaagttccttggctgctagTGGTCGTTTggatgccgtatgttgtggccgtggaaggataccacgtggtctctgatacggtagtatgaccttccgacgtgccaaggattgtgcTTGTGGCACttggtgttgtagacgtggctagAGATGATTCAAACGTAGtaggcctctccgttgttgtacttgcCACGGTGGTCTCAGCCAATGTGGAGATCagagtgctttgctctgttgttaccgacagagtaggaactgtggttcttttcgCAGTGGTGCTTTTGTCCACCGGTGTGGATTCATAAAGCGTTGTCGGGGCAAAGGACGATTtaaatgtgctagccctctccgttgttgtactagccactgtggtctctgccaaggttgaggtcaaggtgctttgttctgtcgataccggcagtgtaggaactgtAGTTATTTGTGTCGTCGTACTCTGGCCCACctgtgtagattcagaaaacgttgtcgaatggactgacgttcttgatctgctgctggtggagcttggttcaagggtggtgcttgctgaagaatattctgtggactgtccagttgaatacccttcagaagtgctgacaagtgtacttcgagcaggttctgtcgaagatgctgcggaagacaatccaattgtgcttgtctgctctgtagttgtactagccacagtggtctcaagcagagttgatgtagcagtgcttcgctcagtggttgccGGCACTGTACGAAAAGTTGTTCTTTGCGTTGTGCTACTTTgatctgccgatgtagattcggcaagcgttgtcgttggctctgaagttccttggctgctagAGGTCGTTTGGATGCCGTATGTTGTGCCCGTGGAAGGATACCACGTGGTCTCTGATACGGTAGTATGACCTTNNNNNNNNNNNNNNNNNNNNNNNNNNNNNNNNNNNNNNNNNNNNNNNNNNNNNNNNNNNNNNNNNNNNNNNNNNNNNNNNNNNNNNNNNNNNNNNNNNNNNNNNNNNNNNNNTGTGGAGATCagagtgctttgctctgttgttaccgacagagtaggaactgtggttcttttcgCAGTGGTGCTTTTGTCCACCGCTGTGGATTCATAGATCGTGGTAGGGGCAGAGGACGATGTGAATGTCCtatccgttgttgtactagccactgtggtctctgccaaggttgaggtcaatgtgctttgttctgtcgttaccggcagtgtaggaactgtAGTTATTTGTGTCgtcgtaccttggtccacctgtgtagattcagaaaacgttgtcgaatggactgacgttcttgatctgctgctggtggagcttggttcaagggtggtgcttgctgaagaatattctgtggactgtccagttgaatacccttcagatgtgctgacaagtgtacttcgagcaggttctgtcgaagatgctgcggaagacaatccaattgtgcttgtctcttctgtagttgtactagccacagtggtctcaagcagagttgatgtagcagtgcttcgctcagtggttgccGGCACTGTACGAAAAGTTGTTCTTTGCGTTGTGCTACTTTgatctgccgatgtagattcggcaagcgttgtcgttggctctgaagttccttggctgctagTGGTCGTTTggatgccgtatgttgtggccgtggaaggataccacgtggtctctgatacggtagtatgaccttccgacgtgccaatGATTGTAATTGTGGCACttggtgttgtagacgtggctagAGATGATTCAAACGTAGTAGGCCTCTCCGTTCACTTGTAAACACCGGTATTCTCAGCCAATGTGGAGATCagagtgctttgctctgttgttaccgacagagtaggaactgtggttcttttcgCAGTGGTGCTTTTGTCCACCGGTGTGGATTCATAAAGCGTTGTCGGGGCAAGGAGATTtaaatgtgctagccctctccgttgttgtactagccactgtggtctccgccaaggttgaggtcaaggtgctttgttctgtcgttaccggcagtgtaggaactgtggttctttgtgccgtcgtaccttggtccaccagtgtagattcagaaaacgttgtcgaatggactgacgttcttgatctgctgctggtggagcttggttcaagggtggtgcttgctgaagaatattctgtggactgtccagttgaatacccttcagaagtgctgacaagtgtacttcgagcaGGTTCTGTCGAAGATGCTGCGGAAGACAATCCAggtgtgcttgtctgctctgtagttgtactagccacagtggtctcaagcagagttgatgtagcagtgcttcgctcagtggttACCGGCACTGTACGAAAAGTTGTTCTTTGCGTTGTGCTACTTTgatctgccgatgtagattcggcaagcgttgtcgttggctctgaagttccttggctgctagTGGTCGTTTggatgccgtatgttgtggccgtggaaGGATACCTCGTGGTCTCTGATGCGgtagtatgaccttccgacgtgccaaggattgtgcTTTCGGAACttggtgttgtagacgtggctagAGATGATTCAAACGTAGtaggcctctccgttgttgtacttgcCACGGTGGTCTCAGCCAATGTGGAGATCagagtgctttgctctgttgttaccgacagagtaggaactgtggttcttttcgCAGTGGTGCTTTTGTCCACCGGTGTGGATTCATAAAGCGTTGTCGGGGCAAAGGACGATTtaaatgtgctagccctctccgttgttgtactagccactgtggtctccgccaaggttgaggtcaatgtgctttgttctgtcgttaccggcagtgtaggaactgtggttctttgtgccgtcgtaccttggtccaccagtgtagattcagaaaacattgtcgaatggactgacgttcttgatctgctgctggtggagcttggttcaagggtggtgcttgctgaagaatattctgtggactgtccagttgaatacccttcagaagtgctgacaagtgtacttcgagcaGGTTCTGTCGAAGATGCTGCGGAAGACAATCCGggtgtgcttgtctgctctgtagttgtactagccacagtggtctcaagcagagttgatgtagcagtgcttcgctcagtggttgccGGCACTGTACGAAAAGTTGTTCTTTGCGTTGTGCTACTTTgatctgccgatgtagattcggcAAGCGTTGTCGTTGGCTCTGAAGTTCCTGGCTGCTAGTGGTCGTTTGGATGCCGTATGTTGTGCCCGTGGAAGGATACCACGTGGTCTCTGATACGgtagtatgaccttccgacgtgccaaggattgtgcTTGTGGCACttggtgttgtagacgtggctagAGATGATTCAAACGTAGtaggcctctccgttgttgtacttgcCACGGTGGTCTCAGCCAATGTGGAGATCagagtgctttgctctgttgttaccgacagagtaggaactgtggttcttttcgCAGTGGTGCTTTTGTCCACCGGTGTGGATTCATAGAGCGTTGTCGGGGCAAAGGACGATTtaaatgtgctagccctctccgttgttgtactagccactgtggtctctgccaaggttgaggtcaatgtgctttgttctgtcgttaccggcagtgtaggaactgtggttctttgtgtCGTCGTACTTTGGTCCACctgtgtagattcagaaaacgttgtcgaatggactgacgttcttgatctgctgctggtggagcttggttcaagggtggtgcttgctgaagaatattctgtggactgtccagttgaatacccttcagaagtgctgacaagtgtacttcgagcaGGTTCTGTCGAAGATGCTGCGGAAGACAATCCAggtgtgcttgtctgctctgtagttgtactagccacagtggtctcaagcagagttgatgtagcagtgcttcgctcagtggttgccGGCACTGTACGAAAAGTTGTTCTTTGCGTTGTGCTACTTTgatctgccgatgtagattcgacaagcgttgtcgttggctctgaagttccttggctgctagTGGTCGTTTggatgccgtatgttgtggccgtggaaggataccacgtggtctctgatacggtagtatgaccttccgacgtgccagGATTGTGCTTTCGGCACttggtgttgtagacgtggctagAGATGATTCAAACGTAGtaggcctctccgttgttgtacttgcCACGGTGGTCTCAGCCAATGTGGAGATCagagtgctttgctctgttgttaccgacagagtaggaactgtggttcttttcgCAGTGGTGCTTTTGTCCACCGGTGTGGATTCATAAAGCGTTGTCGGGGCAAAGGACGATTtaaatgtgctagccctctccgttgttgtactagccactgtggtctctgccaaggttgaggtcaatgTGCTTTGTTCTCTCGTTACcggcagtgtaggaactgtggttctttgtgccgtcgtaccttggtccaccagtgtagattcagaaaacgttgtcgaatggactgacgttcttgatctgctgctggtggagcttggttcaagggtggtgcttgctgaagaatattctgtggactgtccagttgaatacccttcagaagtgctgacaagtgtacttcgagcaGGTTCTGTCGAAGATGCTGCGGAAGACAATCCAggtgtgcttgtctgctctgtagttgtactagccacagtggtctcaagcagagttgatgtagcagtgcttcgctcagtggttgccGGCACTGTACGAAAAGTTGTTCTTTGCGTTGTGCTACTTTgatctgccgatgtagattcggcaagcgttgtcgttggctctgaagttccttggctgctagTGGTCGTTTggatgccgtatgttgtggccgtggacggatACCACGTGGTCTGCGATAGGGTTGTGTGACCTTCCGACGTGATTGTCCAGCTGCTTCCTTCTGTTGTGGCGATAGAGGTATGTCCTGCAGACTGCTCTGTGCTTGGATTCATTGTAGCAATAGTAGTTGTTTGACTGGTTGTACTTTGGTCTGACAGTGTCGATTCTATATATGTTGTGGTCGGAATTGTAGTTCTCGAAGTGCGGCTTCCTTCTGTCGTGGCGATAGAGGGATATCCTGTAGACTGTTTGGCAGTTGATTCATGTTCTGAAGTTTGCTCTGTGCTTGGATTCACTGTAGCAAGTGCCGTTGTTTGGCCGTTCGTGCTTTGTTCTAGCAATGTCGATTCCATGAATGTCGTGGTCGGAATTGTAGTTTTCGAAGTGCTGCTCGatgagctgctttcttctgtcGTGAGAATTGTTGTCGTTGGCACAGTCTCTTTAAAAGTAGTCATTAAAGTGCTCATCTCTGTACTAGGATTCATTATAGCAATCGTGGTTCTTTGGCCGGTCGTACCTTCGTCTGACGGTGTCCATTCAATAAATGTTGTGGTCGGAATTGTAGTTCTCGAAGTGCTGATTGTCGTAGGAGGCACCGTTGTCTCTTCATCAGTAGTCTGCTCTGTGCTTGGATTCACTGTAGTAAGTGTAGTTCTTTGGCCGTTCGTACTTTGATCTGGTAGTGTCGATTCCATAAATGTTGTGGTCGGAACTGAAGTTGCCACAGAAGATGTCAGTAGTTCCTCATCCGTGGTCGGTTCAATGGTTGCGATTGCTGTGGTCTCtaccaaggttgaggtcaaggtgctttgttctgtcgttaccggcagtgtaggaactgtggttctttgtgcCGTCGTGCCttggtccaccggtgtagattcTGAAAACGCTGTCGAATGGACTGACGTTGTTGATCtgctagtggtggagcttggttcaagggtggtgcctgctgaagaatattctgtggactgtccagttgaaaACCCTTCAGAAGAACTGACAAGAGTACTTCGAGCAGGTTCTGTCGAAGATGCTGTGGAAGACAAGccaattgtgcttgtctgctctgtagttgtactagccactgtggtctcaagcagagttgatgtagcagtgcttcgctcagtggttgctGGCACTGTGCGGAAGGTGGTTCTTTGCGTGGTGCTACTTTggtctgccgatgtagattcggcaagcgttgtcgttggcactgacgttccttggctgcttgtggtcgttttgatgccgtatgttgtggccgtggacggatACCACGTGGTCTGCGATAGtgtggtatgaccttccgacgtgccaaggattgtgcTTGTGGCACttggtgttgtagacgtggctacagacgattcaaacgtactaggcctctccgttgttgtacttgccacggtggtctctggtaaggttgaggtcaaagtgctttgctcggTTGTTACCGAcagagtaggaactgtggttctttgcgcGGTCGTGCTTTCGtccaccggtgtcgattcagaAAGCGTTGTCGTGGAAAAAGTCGAGTtaaatgtgctagccctctccgttgttgtactagccactgtggtctctgccaaggttgaggtcaaggtgctttgttctgtcgttaccggcagtgtaggaactgtggttctttgtgccgtcgtaccttggtccaccggtgtagattcagaaaacgttgtcgaatggactgACGTTGTTGATCtgctagtggtggagcttggttcaagggtggtgcctgctgaagaatattctgtggactgtccagttgaataccctTCAGAAGTACTGACAAGAGTACTTCGAGCACGTTCTGTGAAGACGCGGCGGAAGACAATccgattgtgcttgtctgctctgtagttgtactagccactgtggtctcaagcagagttgatgtagcagtgcttcgctcagtggttACAGGCACTGTGCGGAAGGTGGTTCTTTGCGTGGTGCTACTTTggtctgccgatgtagattcggcAAGCGTGGTCCTTGGCACTGacgttccttggctgcttgtggttgTTTtgatgccgtatgttgtggccgtggacggatACCAGGTGGTCTGCGATAgggtggtatgaccttccgacgtgccaaggattgtgcTTGTGGCACTTGGTGTTGTAGAGGTGGCTAAAGACGATTCAAACGTACTATGCCTCTTTGTTGTTCTACTA
Coding sequences within it:
- the LOC118425009 gene encoding serine-rich adhesin for platelets-like; this encodes MSSTLSSTSETTVASRTTKRHSTFESSLATSTTPSATSTILGTSEGHTTLSQTTWYPSTATTYGIKTTTSSQGTSVPRTTLAESTSADQSSTTQRTTFRTVPSSVATSTTPSATSTILGTSEGHTTLSQTTWYPSTATTYGIKTTTSSQGTSVPTTTLAESTSADQSSTTQRTTFRTVPATTERSTATSTLLETTVASTTTEQTSTIGLSSTASSTEPARSTLVSSSEGFSTGQSTEYSSAGTTLEPSSTTSRSTTSVHSTAFSESTPVDQGTTAQRTTVPTLPVTTEQSTLTSTLVETTAIATIEPTTDEELLTSSVATSVPTTTFMESTLPDQSTNGQRTTLTTVNPSTEQTTDEETTVPPTTISTSRTTIPTTTFIEWTPSDEEQSTLISTLAETTVASTTTERPTTFESSLATSTTPSAESTILAQQSTLISTLAETTVASTTTERPTTFESSLATSTTPSATSTILGTSEGHTTVSETTWYPSTGTTYGIQTTTSSQELQSQRQQQSTLISTLAETTVASTTTERPTTFESSLATSTTPSSESTILGTSEEQSTLISTLAETTVASTTTERPTTFESSLATSTTPSATSTILGTSEEQSTLISTLAETTVASTTTERPTTFESSLATSTTPSATSTILGTSEEQSTLISTLAETTVASTTTERPTTFESSLATSTTPSATSTILGTSEEQSTLISTLAETTVASTTTERPTTFESSLATSTTPSATSEILGTSEEQSTLISTLAETTVASTTTERPTTFESSLATSTTPSATSTILGTSEEQSTLISTLAETTVASTTTERPTTFESSLATSTTPSATSTILGTSEGHTTVSETTWYPSTGTTYGIQTTTSSQGTSEPMTTLAESTSADQKQSTLISTLAETTVASTTTERPTTFESSLATSTTPSATSTILGTSEEQSTLISTLAETTVASTTTERPTTFEPSFATSTTPRATSTILGTSEEQSTLISTLAETTVASTTTERPTTFESSLATSTTPSATSTILGTSEEQSTLISTLAETTVASTTTERPTTFESSLATSTTPSATSTILGTSEEQSTLISTLAETTVASTTTERPTTFESSLATSTTPSATSTILGTSEGHTTVSETTWWARVRRHK